One Romboutsia sp. 13368 genomic window carries:
- the coaBC gene encoding bifunctional phosphopantothenoylcysteine decarboxylase/phosphopantothenate--cysteine ligase CoaBC gives MLKDKTVVIGVSGGIAVYKTLDVISRLRKLGINVNVIMTKSATEFVTPLSFQSLSQNYVVCDMFEDPKTWDVEHISLAKRADLFLISPATANVIGKIANGIADDMLTTTVMATKSKVLIAPAMNTNMFENPIVQRNINTLKELGYNFVEPESGRLACGDTGKGKLASPETIVEEVVKLLSREQDLKGKSIVVTAGPTVESIDPMRYITNRSTGKMGYSIAKEAIERGAYVTLITGPTNLTPPQNLKKLIKIESANEMYEAVLENLSENDVVIKSAAVADYKPKHYSNKKIKKSKDDLFIELDRNKDIAQEIGKIKEDKILVGFAAETNDLIENASLKIKKKNLDFIVANDLTKEGAGFGVDTNIVKIIDKEGNITEYPKMKKEEVANVILDKIKLLLNV, from the coding sequence ATGCTAAAGGATAAAACTGTTGTAATAGGAGTAAGTGGTGGTATAGCCGTATACAAGACTTTAGATGTTATTAGTAGGCTAAGAAAACTTGGTATAAATGTAAATGTAATAATGACAAAGAGTGCAACAGAATTTGTAACACCATTATCATTTCAATCATTAAGCCAAAATTATGTAGTTTGTGATATGTTTGAAGATCCTAAAACTTGGGATGTAGAACATATATCTTTAGCTAAGAGAGCTGATTTATTTTTAATATCACCAGCTACAGCGAACGTTATAGGTAAAATAGCAAATGGAATAGCAGACGATATGCTTACTACAACAGTTATGGCTACAAAATCTAAGGTATTAATAGCTCCTGCTATGAATACTAACATGTTTGAAAATCCTATAGTACAAAGAAATATAAATACACTAAAAGAGTTAGGATATAATTTTGTTGAACCAGAAAGTGGAAGACTTGCTTGTGGTGATACAGGAAAAGGGAAATTAGCATCTCCAGAAACTATAGTTGAAGAAGTTGTTAAATTACTTTCAAGAGAACAAGATTTAAAAGGTAAAAGTATAGTAGTAACTGCTGGACCTACTGTTGAGAGTATAGACCCAATGAGATACATAACAAATAGGTCTACTGGAAAAATGGGTTACTCAATAGCTAAGGAAGCTATAGAAAGAGGAGCATATGTTACACTTATAACAGGGCCTACAAATTTAACTCCACCACAAAATCTTAAGAAATTAATTAAAATAGAATCTGCTAATGAAATGTATGAAGCTGTTTTAGAAAACTTAAGTGAAAATGATGTAGTTATAAAGAGTGCAGCAGTAGCTGATTATAAACCTAAACATTACTCTAATAAAAAAATAAAGAAATCTAAAGATGATTTATTTATAGAATTAGATAGAAATAAAGATATAGCTCAAGAAATAGGAAAAATAAAAGAAGATAAAATATTAGTAGGGTTTGCAGCTGAAACAAATGACCTTATAGAAAATGCAAGTCTTAAAATTAAAAAGAAAAATTTAGACTTTATAGTAGCTAATGATTTAACTAAAGAAGGTGCAGGTTTTGGTGTTGATACTAATATAGTTAAAATAATAGATAAAGAAGGCAATATTACAGAATATCCTAAAATGAAAAAAGAAGAAGTAGCTAATGTTATTTTAGATAAAATAAAATTGTTACTTAATGTATAA
- the rpoZ gene encoding DNA-directed RNA polymerase subunit omega produces MLKPSINEVLDKIDNRYYLVGTVAKRAREIIDGAETYVTTKNRDNNKPVTIATQEVADDKITYRILTQEEIDRKEEVTIEEHITEEE; encoded by the coding sequence ATGTTAAAACCATCAATAAATGAAGTATTAGATAAGATAGACAACAGATACTATTTAGTTGGAACTGTTGCAAAGAGAGCAAGAGAAATAATAGACGGTGCAGAAACTTATGTTACAACTAAAAATAGAGATAATAATAAACCAGTAACTATAGCTACTCAAGAAGTTGCTGATGATAAAATAACTTACAGAATATTAACTCAAGAAGAGATAGATAGAAAAGAAGAAGTTACGATAGAAGAACATATTACTGAAGAGGAGTAA
- the gmk gene encoding guanylate kinase, which translates to MLDRKGLLLVVSGPSGAGKGTICKALLNKNDEIKLSVSATTRKPRNGEVHGVNYFFIEKEEFTKMIENGEFLEYAQIYDNFYGTPKSAIIECLEKGQDVILEIEMQGARQIKEVYPEGVFIFVLPPSLEELKSRIVGRGTETQEEIEKRFSCAFEEINQIVNYDYFIINEEIEKSVNDVEAIISAEKNKVTRYKNNIIDKFKEEL; encoded by the coding sequence ATGCTTGATAGAAAAGGTCTATTGTTAGTTGTATCAGGTCCATCAGGAGCTGGAAAAGGTACGATATGCAAAGCTTTATTAAACAAAAATGATGAGATAAAATTATCAGTGTCAGCTACAACAAGAAAACCAAGAAATGGAGAAGTTCATGGTGTTAATTACTTCTTTATAGAAAAAGAAGAATTTACTAAGATGATAGAAAATGGTGAATTTTTAGAGTATGCTCAAATATACGATAATTTCTATGGAACTCCAAAATCAGCTATAATAGAATGCTTAGAAAAAGGGCAAGATGTTATACTAGAAATAGAAATGCAAGGAGCAAGACAAATAAAAGAAGTTTATCCTGAAGGAGTATTTATATTTGTACTTCCACCATCATTAGAAGAATTAAAGAGTAGAATAGTAGGCAGAGGAACAGAAACTCAAGAAGAAATAGAAAAGAGATTTAGCTGTGCCTTTGAAGAGATAAACCAAATAGTTAATTATGATTACTTTATAATTAATGAAGAGATAGAAAAATCAGTTAATGATGTAGAAGCAATAATATCTGCTGAAAAAAATAAAGTTACTAGATACAAAAACAACATAATAGATAAATTTAAGGAGGAACTATAA
- a CDS encoding YicC/YloC family endoribonuclease produces MAISMTGFGRGEYKDDNYQFIVECKTINHKYADINIRLPRKLSFLEDKARILIKDYVKRGRVDLYIKLDLLGSEDVNLKFDEELATQYVSILKQIKDKFDLVDDISVMNIAKFPDVIKTEEKEDDEDKLWSMLKIALENALLKLKEMRSEEGKKLAEDIQNRCDLLKNYIEEIEKYSYNVVIDYKEKLKNRISDMLEDPSMIDENRLAQEVAIYADKSSITEEIVRFKSHIEQLKNTVIKNESIGRKIDFLIQEMNRETNTIGSKSSDLNITNLVVEIKSELEKIREQIQNIE; encoded by the coding sequence ATGGCAATAAGTATGACAGGATTTGGAAGAGGAGAATATAAAGATGATAACTATCAATTTATAGTTGAATGTAAGACTATAAATCATAAGTATGCAGATATAAATATTCGTCTTCCAAGAAAATTATCATTTTTAGAAGATAAGGCAAGAATATTAATAAAAGACTATGTAAAAAGAGGTAGAGTAGATTTATATATAAAGCTTGACTTACTAGGGAGTGAAGATGTAAACTTAAAATTTGATGAAGAGTTAGCAACTCAATATGTATCTATATTAAAGCAAATAAAAGATAAGTTTGATTTAGTAGATGACATAAGTGTAATGAATATTGCAAAGTTTCCAGATGTTATAAAAACTGAAGAAAAAGAAGATGATGAAGATAAATTATGGTCAATGTTAAAAATAGCTTTAGAAAATGCTTTACTTAAGTTAAAAGAAATGAGAAGTGAAGAAGGTAAAAAGTTAGCAGAGGATATACAAAATAGATGTGATCTTCTTAAAAATTATATTGAAGAGATTGAAAAATACTCATATAATGTTGTTATTGACTATAAAGAAAAGTTAAAAAATAGAATTAGTGATATGTTAGAAGATCCTAGCATGATAGATGAAAATAGATTAGCTCAAGAGGTAGCAATATACGCTGATAAGAGCAGCATAACTGAAGAAATAGTAAGATTTAAAAGTCATATAGAGCAATTAAAAAATACTGTTATAAAAAATGAATCTATAGGAAGAAAAATAGATTTCTTAATTCAAGAAATGAATAGAGAAACAAATACTATAGGTTCAAAATCTTCTGACTTAAATATAACTAATTTAGTTGTAGAAATTAAAAGTGAGTTAGAAAAAATAAGAGAACAAATACAAAATATAGAATAA
- the dapF gene encoding diaminopimelate epimerase, whose amino-acid sequence MKFWKLHGIGNDFVAIDGRFDNKDASDYSDYAKNVCHRRFSVGADGLLVVKNSDNSDIEMVYYNADGSRAAMCGNGLRCFVKFVYDNNIVRKEEFSVNTLDGIKKVKINLKGEEIDTIKVNMGNGSFLCEDIPAISNEKIFIGENIEILDRIFEVNAMLMGVPHAVILVDDISLEEICKYGPLLEKNKIFPKGTNVNFVKIEDNNNIIVNTWERGCGYTLGCGTGMTASAIICNYLGKVNKSVNAKSEGGCVKIDIEDFVYMTGPAVKICEGTLEV is encoded by the coding sequence ATGAAATTTTGGAAGTTACATGGAATAGGCAATGATTTCGTAGCTATAGATGGAAGGTTTGATAATAAGGATGCATCAGATTACTCTGATTATGCAAAAAATGTTTGTCATAGAAGATTTTCTGTAGGAGCAGATGGTTTACTTGTAGTAAAAAATTCTGATAATAGTGATATAGAAATGGTTTATTATAATGCAGATGGAAGTAGAGCTGCTATGTGTGGAAACGGATTAAGATGTTTTGTTAAGTTCGTTTATGATAATAATATAGTWAGAAAAGAAGAGTTTAGTGTTAATACATTAGATGGAATTAAAAAAGTAAAAATAAATCTTAAAGGTGAAGAAATAGATACTATAAAAGTTAATATGGGAAACGGAAGTTTCTTGTGTGAAGATATTCCTGCTATATCTAATGAAAAAATATTTATAGGTGAAAATATAGAGATATTAGATAGAATTTTTGAAGTAAACGCTATGCTTATGGGAGTTCCTCATGCTGTTATATTAGTTGATGATATAAGTTTAGAGGAAATATGTAAATATGGGCCTTTATTAGAAAAAAATAAAATTTTCCCAAAAGGAACTAATGTAAATTTTGTTAAAATAGAAGATAATAATAACATTATAGTTAACACATGGGAAAGAGGATGTGGATATACATTAGGATGTGGAACTGGAATGACAGCATCTGCAATAATATGTAATTATTTAGGAAAAGTAAATAAAAGTGTAAATGCAAAGTCTGAAGGTGGATGTGTAAAAATAGACATAGAAGATTTTGTATATATGACAGGTCCTGCTGTTAAAATATGTGAAGGAACTTTGGAGGTATAG
- a CDS encoding Rqc2 family fibronectin-binding protein → MALDGLVIHSIVDELNNKLLGGKIDKVYQPENDEVVLHIRNNKENFKLVLSCSASNPRVYLANNYKKENPINAPMFCMLFRKYIQGGNIVSVSQVGFERIIKISVESLDELKEKTTKDIIIEIMGRHSNIILTHSLDNKIIDSAKRIPPSVSRVRQILPGQTYILPPAQDKLNPIDNIDINLFTDTLSSFDGSIFKGIYSKFLGISPVIAKEICFRANVNENTLINEISSNDINEVYKEFNNLFEDIKNNTYNPSMVIDESIDKVLDFSCINLSQFSNLSIINDDSMSKILENYYATKDIKDRIHQRSSDLRKSISIKLDRLYNKLNKQEKELIDSENADIYKVKGELITSYIYMIEKGMESVEVPNFYDPEYKNIKISLNKNLTPSENAQKYFKKYNKMKTAKKEITSQMEITKEEVNYLENILLSIENCENIAELMDIREELTKVGYLRGKVNSKKEIKLTTKPHEFISSDGFKILVGKNNKQNDHLTLKVASNDDIWMHTKNIPGSHVIIKTEGKEVSDETIFEGAMLAAYFSKSKLSSQVPVDYTKKKNIKKPNGAKPGMVIYETNHTIYVTPTEELVAKLKIKSESI, encoded by the coding sequence ATGGCTTTAGATGGTTTAGTTATACATTCTATAGTAGATGAATTAAATAACAAGCTTTTGGGTGGTAAAATAGATAAAGTATATCAACCTGAAAATGATGAAGTTGTTTTACATATAAGAAATAATAAAGAAAATTTTAAATTAGTTTTAAGTTGTAGTGCTTCTAATCCTAGAGTTTACTTAGCAAACAACTATAAAAAAGAAAATCCTATTAATGCTCCTATGTTTTGTATGTTATTTAGAAAGTATATTCAGGGTGGAAATATAGTAAGTGTATCTCAAGTAGGTTTTGAAAGAATAATAAAAATTAGTGTTGAGTCTTTAGATGAGTTAAAAGAAAAAACAACTAAAGATATTATAATAGAAATAATGGGAAGACACAGTAATATAATACTTACACATTCACTTGATAATAAAATCATAGATTCTGCAAAAAGAATTCCACCTAGTGTAAGTAGAGTACGTCAAATATTACCTGGTCAAACATATATCTTACCACCTGCCCAAGATAAATTAAATCCTATAGATAATATAGATATTAATTTATTTACAGATACATTAAGTTCTTTTGATGGTTCTATTTTTAAAGGTATATATTCTAAATTCTTAGGGATTAGCCCTGTAATAGCAAAAGAAATATGCTTTAGAGCTAATGTCAATGAAAATACTTTAATTAATGAAATATCTTCTAATGATATAAATGAAGTTTACAAAGAATTCAATAACTTATTTGAAGATATAAAAAATAATACTTATAACCCTAGTATGGTTATAGATGAATCTATTGATAAAGTTTTAGATTTTAGTTGTATAAACTTAAGTCAATTTAGTAATTTATCTATTATAAATGATGATAGTATGTCTAAAATATTAGAAAACTATTATGCAACTAAAGATATTAAAGATAGAATACACCAACGTTCTTCAGATCTTAGAAAAAGTATTTCTATAAAACTAGATAGACTTTATAATAAGTTAAATAAACAAGAAAAAGAATTAATAGATTCCGAAAATGCAGACATATATAAAGTTAAAGGTGAGCTAATTACATCATACATATATATGATAGAAAAAGGTATGGAAAGTGTCGAGGTTCCTAATTTTTATGACCCTGAATACAAAAACATAAAAATATCTTTAAATAAGAATCTTACACCTTCTGAAAATGCACAAAAATACTTTAAAAAGTATAATAAAATGAAAACTGCAAAAAAAGAAATTACATCTCAAATGGAAATTACTAAAGAAGAAGTAAACTACTTAGAAAATATTCTTCTTAGCATAGAAAACTGTGAAAATATAGCTGAGCTAATGGATATAAGAGAAGAACTTACAAAAGTAGGATACTTAAGAGGTAAGGTTAATAGTAAAAAAGAAATTAAACTTACTACTAAACCACATGAGTTTATAAGTTCAGATGGATTTAAAATTTTAGTTGGAAAAAATAATAAACAAAATGATCATCTGACATTAAAAGTAGCCTCTAATGATGATATTTGGATGCATACTAAAAATATACCTGGCTCTCACGTTATTATAAAAACAGAAGGAAAAGAAGTTTCTGATGAAACTATATTTGAGGGTGCAATGCTTGCTGCATACTTTAGTAAGTCTAAACTATCATCTCAAGTTCCAGTTGATTATACCAAAAAGAAAAATATAAAGAAACCTAATGGTGCAAAACCTGGAATGGTTATTTATGAAACTAATCACACTATCTATGTAACTCCAACAGAAGAGTTAGTAGCTAAATTAAAAATCAAATCAGAAAGTATATAA
- a CDS encoding uracil-xanthine permease family protein has protein sequence MKKTVLSLQHLLAMFGATVLVPILTGFNPSVAIFCAGIGTLIFHLCTGGKVPVFLGSSFAFIPLILAVKEAFNGDLAYAQGGIMVAGLIYVMLSFVIKFVGVEKIKKYFPPQVTGAMIAVIGLNLLPTAFDMASNNIIIAGITLAIALIINTFAKGFIKQLGILIAVIIGYVLSLVLGLVDISTIAQASLFEIPKFTLPKFSVEAIVIIAPVVLAVFMEHIGDMTTNGAVVGKNFLENPGLNKTLLGDGLATIVAGFLGGPANTTYGENTAVLALTKNYDPSLLRRTAVFAIVLSCIGKFGGFLQSIPTAVMGGISILLFSMITLVGVKTVKDSECVKDKKNIIVIATIMIIGLGTTYLSNKGIVIGIPVTQDVTITGLSLAAIVGIILNILLNNTNKDRKEDKKLVNSKITTA, from the coding sequence ATGAAAAAAACAGTATTATCATTACAACATTTATTAGCAATGTTTGGAGCTACAGTATTAGTTCCAATATTAACAGGATTTAACCCTTCAGTTGCAATCTTTTGTGCAGGGATAGGAACACTAATATTCCACTTATGTACAGGAGGTAAAGTACCAGTATTTTTAGGTTCAAGTTTTGCATTTATACCATTAATCTTAGCAGTAAAAGAAGCTTTTAATGGAGATTTAGCTTACGCTCAAGGTGGTATAATGGTTGCAGGTCTAATTTATGTAATGTTATCATTTGTAATAAAATTTGTAGGTGTAGAAAAAATAAAAAAATATTTTCCACCTCAAGTAACAGGAGCAATGATAGCAGTCATAGGTCTTAATTTATTACCAACAGCATTTGATATGGCATCAAATAATATAATAATAGCAGGAATAACRTTAGCTATAGCACTTATTATAAATACTTTCGCTAAAGGATTTATAAAACAATTAGGAATATTAATAGCAGTTATAATCGGATATGTATTAAGTTTAGTATTAGGATTAGTTGATATATCAACTATAGCTCAAGCAAGTTTATTTGAAATACCAAAGTTTACATTACCAAAGTTTAGTGTAGAAGCTATAGTTATAATAGCACCAGTTGTTTTAGCAGTTTTCATGGAACATATAGGAGATATGACTACAAATGGTGCAGTAGTAGGTAAAAACTTCTTAGAAAACCCAGGTTTAAATAAAACTTTACTTGGAGATGGTTTAGCTACAATAGTAGCAGGATTTTTAGGTGGACCAGCAAATACTACTTATGGAGAAAATACAGCAGTACTTGCACTAACTAAAAATTATGATCCATCATTACTTAGAAGAACAGCTGTATTTGCAATAGTTTTATCTTGTATAGGAAAGTTTGGAGGATTTTTACAGAGTATACCAACAGCTGTTATGGGAGGAATAAGTATATTATTATTCTCTATGATAACTTTAGTTGGGGTTAAGACTGTAAAAGATAGTGAGTGTGTAAAGGACAAAAAAAATATAATTGTAATAGCAACAATAATGATAATAGGTTTAGGAACTACTTATTTAAGCAATAAAGGGATAGTTATAGGTATACCAGTTACACAAGATGTAACAATAACAGGACTTAGTTTAGCTGCCATAGTAGGTATAATATTAAATATATTATTAAATAATACAAATAAGGATAGAAAAGAAGATAAAAAATTAGTTAATTCTAAAATAACAACTGCGTAA
- the pyrR gene encoding bifunctional pyr operon transcriptional regulator/uracil phosphoribosyltransferase PyrR: protein MKEKAQLMDEKAIGRAITRISHEIIERNKGIEDVVLVGVKTRGVPIANRISKKIEQIEGSKINTGQIDITLYRDDLKEVNVDPVINGSNIDFNINDKIVILVDDVLYTGRTVRSALDAVIDIGRPKAIQLAVLVDRGHRELPIRADYVGKNVPTSKDEIISVKLSEIDDQDSVTINE from the coding sequence ATGAAAGAAAAGGCCCAATTAATGGATGAAAAAGCAATTGGTAGAGCTATAACAAGAATAAGTCATGAAATAATAGAAAGAAACAAAGGTATAGAAGATGTTGTTCTAGTAGGAGTAAAGACTAGAGGTGTTCCTATAGCAAATAGGATAAGTAAAAAAATAGAACAAATAGAAGGAAGTAAAATAAATACAGGACAAATAGATATAACTTTATATAGAGATGATTTAAAAGAAGTAAATGTAGATCCAGTTATAAACGGTTCTAATATAGATTTTAATATAAATGATAAAATAGTTATATTAGTTGATGATGTTTTGTATACAGGAAGAACAGTTAGAAGTGCATTAGATGCAGTTATAGATATAGGTAGACCTAAAGCTATACAACTTGCAGTTTTAGTTGATAGAGGTCATAGAGAATTACCTATAAGAGCTGATTATGTAGGAAAAAATGTACCAACATCAAAAGATGAAATAATATCAGTAAAATTATCAGAAATTGATGATCAAGATTCAGTAACAATAAACGAATAA
- a CDS encoding RluA family pseudouridine synthase, producing MDEIKEFLVIDEEEGDRLDVYLSQQLGDMSRSYIQKIIKDKKVAVNNKIEKAKYIVKEDDKITIEIPEPKLLEVTPQDIPIDIVYEDDDVLIVNKPQDMVVHPAPGNYEGTLVNAILYHCKDNLSSINGVIRPGIVHRIDKDTSGLLMIAKNNNSHNSLAEQLKDHSITREYQFICHGVVKEDKITVNKPIGRNPKDRLKMAVVKEGKNAVTHFEVIQRYENFTHMKARLETGRTHQIRVHALSINHPLLGDEVYGPKNNKFKLKGQTLHAKKLGFIHPSTKEYVEFDSELPKYFKDILNKLK from the coding sequence ATGGACGAAATAAAAGAATTTTTAGTAATAGATGAAGAAGAAGGCGATAGATTAGATGTATATCTTTCACAACAGTTAGGAGATATGTCTAGAAGTTATATACAAAAAATAATAAAAGATAAAAAAGTAGCTGTTAATAATAAAATAGAAAAAGCTAAGTATATAGTAAAAGAAGATGATAAAATAACTATTGAAATACCAGAACCAAAATTATTAGAGGTTACTCCACAAGATATACCTATAGATATAGTATATGAAGATGATGATGTGCTTATTGTAAATAAACCTCAAGATATGGTTGTTCACCCTGCGCCAGGAAATTATGAAGGTACATTAGTAAATGCAATTTTATATCATTGTAAAGATAACTTATCATCTATAAATGGAGTTATAAGACCAGGTATAGTTCATAGAATTGATAAGGATACATCAGGACTTTTAATGATAGCTAAAAATAACAATTCACATAATAGTTTGGCAGAACAGTTAAAAGATCATTCAATTACAAGAGAGTATCAATTTATATGTCATGGTGTTGTAAAAGAAGATAAAATAACTGTTAATAAACCAATAGGAAGAAATCCTAAGGATAGATTAAAGATGGCTGTTGTAAAAGAAGGAAAAAATGCAGTAACTCACTTTGAAGTTATTCAAAGATATGAAAACTTTACACATATGAAAGCTAGACTTGAAACAGGAAGAACTCACCAAATTAGAGTTCATGCACTTTCAATAAATCATCCACTTTTAGGAGATGAAGTGTATGGACCTAAAAATAATAAATTTAAGCTAAAAGGACAAACTTTACATGCTAAAAAACTAGGATTTATACATCCTTCAACTAAAGAGTATGTAGAATTTGATTCAGAATTACCAAAATATTTCAAAGATATATTAAATAAACTGAAATAA
- the lspA gene encoding signal peptidase II, whose amino-acid sequence MIYELIVLLLIGIDQVSKILALKYLKNIGSIPIIQDMFHLTYVENRGAAFGMLQNNQIIFIIVALLASIYGLYYLHTKKVNTLGKVSILLIISGALGNLIDRVRLGFVVDYFDFRIIWEYVFNIADIFVVLGTILLCIYILFYDDNKENQK is encoded by the coding sequence TTGATATATGAATTAATCGTACTATTATTAATAGGTATAGATCAAGTATCAAAGATATTAGCATTAAAATATTTAAAAAATATAGGAAGCATACCAATAATACAAGATATGTTTCATCTTACATATGTAGAAAATAGAGGTGCAGCATTTGGAATGCTTCAAAATAATCAAATAATATTTATAATAGTTGCACTTTTAGCTTCTATATACGGATTATATTATTTACATACGAAAAAAGTAAATACACTTGGAAAAGTTTCTATATTACTTATAATATCTGGCGCATTAGGTAATCTAATAGATAGAGTAAGATTAGGTTTTGTAGTTGATTATTTTGATTTTAGGATAATATGGGAATATGTATTTAATATAGCTGATATATTTGTAGTATTAGGTACAATACTTTTATGCATATATATATTATTTTATGATGACAATAAAGAAAATCAGAAGTAG
- a CDS encoding polysaccharide deacetylase family protein, producing MKKVVIQICLALLLIIGVYIYKYNEDRGLETLSVSNDIMNDYEDIIIKHGNYDEKIIALTFDDGPDKDFTPQVLDILKKNDIRATFFVVGENVGWNPEILKREYEEGHEIGNHTFTHINVSKRKYEDIYKEINDTQQAVKKVIGEEPTLFRPPYRAISKDMCNIIKQKDMNIILWSNLDPRDWSNPGVSYIVDTITSKVQNGTIILLHDYNNLRNERSQTIQALEIVIPKLKEMGYKFVTVSELIEHMDKEQPIQK from the coding sequence ATGAAAAAAGTAGTCATTCAAATTTGTTTAGCTTTACTTTTAATTATAGGAGTATATATTTATAAATATAATGAAGATAGAGGTTTAGAAACTCTAAGTGTAAGCAACGATATAATGAATGATTATGAGGATATAATAATAAAACATGGAAATTATGATGAAAAAATAATTGCGTTAACTTTTGATGATGGGCCAGATAAGGATTTTACACCACAGGTTTTAGACATTTTAAAGAAAAATGATATAAGGGCAACATTCTTTGTAGTAGGAGAAAATGTAGGGTGGAATCCAGAAATTTTAAAAAGAGAGTATGAAGAAGGACATGAAATAGGAAATCATACATTTACTCACATAAATGTTTCTAAAAGAAAATATGAAGATATATATAAAGAGATAAATGATACACAACAAGCTGTAAAAAAAGTTATAGGCGAAGAGCCAACACTGTTTAGACCACCTTATAGAGCAATAAGTAAAGATATGTGTAATATAATAAAACAAAAAGATATGAATATTATTCTATGGTCTAATTTAGATCCTAGAGATTGGTCAAACCCAGGTGTTAGTTATATAGTAGATACTATAACATCTAAAGTTCAAAATGGAACAATAATACTTTTACATGATTATAATAATTTAAGAAATGAAAGGTCTCAAACTATACAGGCATTAGAGATAGTTATACCTAAGTTAAAAGAAATGGGATATAAATTTGTTACAGTATCAGAACTTATAGAACATATGGACAAAGAGCAACCAATTCAAAAATAA
- a CDS encoding TraR/DksA C4-type zinc finger protein, producing the protein MNINKYKEKLLKEKENLTGLISEMRDNTLFGNTTNHTSERYTSGELSSYDNHPADMGTEVYMQNMQNSLTNHEEGRLNNIEDALYKIENGTYGICDVCHNKIDEDRLDILPETNLCSHCAKNQPDLHLTSKEENQNLINSWHLFYDDETAIELNGMNKMPNDESDRD; encoded by the coding sequence ATGAATATAAATAAATATAAAGAAAAACTTTTAAAAGAAAAAGAAAATTTAACTGGTCTAATAAGTGAAATGAGAGATAACACTCTTTTTGGAAATACTACAAATCATACTAGCGAAAGATATACTTCGGGAGAATTATCAAGCTATGATAATCATCCAGCAGATATGGGAACAGAGGTATATATGCAAAATATGCAAAATAGTCTAACTAATCATGAGGAAGGAAGATTAAATAATATTGAAGATGCGTTATATAAAATAGAGAATGGTACTTATGGTATATGTGATGTTTGCCATAATAAGATAGATGAAGATAGGTTAGATATATTACCTGAAACTAATCTATGTTCACATTGTGCTAAAAATCAACCCGATTTACATTTGACAAGTAAAGAAGAAAATCAAAATTTAATAAATTCATGGCACCTGTTTTATGATGATGAAACAGCTATAGAATTAAATGGAATGAATAAAATGCCTAATGATGAATCAGATAGAGATTAG
- a CDS encoding DUF5665 domain-containing protein — protein sequence HNIHVLSFYKKEVRNIKYKEDKEDNDIENQNTINMKNLDKFMNELNLCEMTTEDLGLIRRYLERLILIIERSRIRDYMMLTDSKRRLFLINFVAGLGKGFGQAIGFTLLAGLVLYLLSTWVDLPVIGEFIAKLMNIVDEYRKGR from the coding sequence CACATAATATTCATGTATTATCTTTTTATAAAAAGGAAGTGAGGAATATTAAGTATAAAGAAGATAAAGAAGATAATGATATAGAAAATCAGAATACTATAAATATGAAAAATCTTGATAAATTTATGAATGAACTAAATTTATGTGAAATGACAACGGAAGATTTAGGTCTTATAAGAAGATACTTAGAAAGATTAATTTTAATAATTGAGAGAAGTAGAATTAGGGATTATATGATGTTAACAGATAGTAAAAGAAGGTTATTTTTAATAAATTTTGTAGCTGGATTAGGGAAGGGATTTGGTCAAGCAATAGGTTTCACGCTATTAGCTGGATTAGTACTTTATTTATTAAGTACATGGGTAGATTTACCTGTAATAGGAGAATTCATAGCAAAACTTATGAATATAGTAGATGAATATAGAAAGGGTAGATAA